From Pempheris klunzingeri isolate RE-2024b chromosome 16, fPemKlu1.hap1, whole genome shotgun sequence, a single genomic window includes:
- the LOC139215943 gene encoding prolyl endopeptidase-like has translation MAFKYPAARRDERKVDDYNGTKIYDPYSWLEDPDDAETVAFVEAQNKLTMPYLEQCGVRAQFHQRLTELYDYPKYSCPYKRGKRYFYFHNKGLQNQDVLYVQDSLDGAATVFFDPNKLSEDGTVALKMGRLSEECEYFAYGLSSSGSDWVTVHFMKADDLTTLPDVLERVKFSCLAWTHDAKGVFYNCYPPQEGKTDGTETTSNINQKLYFHVIGTKQSEDILVAEFPEHPKWHSSVTISDDGRYAVLSITEGCEPVNQLWYCDLQQLPDGITGLLPWVKLVDNFDAQYSYVTNEESVFTFHSNLDAPRYCLINIDIQKPDRQHWTNLIPQHDKDVLGFVSCVNQHHLLVNYVHDVKDTLQLFELTTGKLVRDLPLDVGTVNGVSCKKKHSEFFYKFTSFTTPGIIYHCDLSESNPEPIVFREVEVKGIKQEDYQTSQVFYPSKDGTMIPMFVVHTKGLKKDGTHPVFLYGYGGFEASIQPYYNVAYLLYVRHLGGILAVANIRGGGEYGLTWHKAGTLGNKQNCFDDFQCAAEYLIQEKYTTASRIAINGASNGGLLVAACVNQRPDLFGCAVAEVGVMDMLKFHKFTIGHAWTTDYGCSDDPEQFKWLIKYSPLHNLPAPPYSGSPYPAVLLLTADHDDRVVPLHTLKYCAALQHGVGGSPGQRQPLMVRVDTRSGHGAGKPTAKAILEDTHIFSFIAETLGLSWKD, from the exons ATGGCGTTTAAGTATCCGGCTGCGcggagagatgagaggaag GTGGATGACTACAATGGAACTAAGATCTACGATCCCTACTCGTGGCTGGAGGATCCAGACGATGCAGAAACAGTG GCCTTTGTTGAAGCGCAGAACAAGCTGACCATGCCGTACCTGGAGCAGTGCGGTGTGAGGGCTCAGTTCCACCAGCGTCTCACTGAGCTCTATGACTATCCCAAATATAGCTGCCCTTACAAAAGAGGGAAGAG gtatttctACTTTCACAACAAAGGTCTCCAGAACCAGGATGTTCTGTATGTGCAGGACTCTCTGGACGGAGCTGCCACTGTTTTCTTTGACCCGAATAAACTCTCTGAGGATGGCACTGTGGCACTGAAGA tGGGCCGTCTGTCAGAGGAGTGTGAATATTTTGCATACGGTTTGAGCAGCAGTGGCTCAGACTGGGTAACGGTGCACTTCATGAAGGCTGATGACCTCACCACACTGCCGGACGTACTGGAGAGGGTTAAATTCAGCTGCTTGGCCTGGACTCACGATGCCAAGGGCGTGTTTTACAACTGCTACCCACCGCAGGAAGGCAAAACTGATG GCACAGAGACCACCAGCAACATCAATCAGAAGCTCTACTTCCACGTCATCGGCACCAAACAGTCTGAGGACATTCTGGTTGCAGAGTTTCCAGAGCATCCAAAGTGGCACAGCTCAGTTACC ATATCAGACGATGGCAGATATGCTGTTTTGTCCATCACTGAAGGCTGTGAGCCAGTCAACCAGCTGTGGTACTGTGACCTTCAGCAGCTCCCCGACGGCATCACAG GCCTGCTGCCATGGGTCAAACTTGTGGACAACTTTGACGCCCAGTACTCATATGTCACCAATGAGGAAAGTGTATTCACGTTCCACTCCAACTTGGATGCTCCTCGGTACTGTCTCATCAACATAGACATCCAGAAACCAGACAGGCAGCACTGGACTAACCTCATACCACAGCATGACAAGGATGTCCTGG GCTTTGTCTCCTGTGTGAACCAGCACCACCTGCTGGTCAACTACGTCCATGACGTGAAGGATACCCTGCAGCTCTTTGAGCTGACTACAGGCAAGCTGGTCCGGGACCTGCCGTTGGATGTTGGCACAGTGAATGGGGTGAGCTGCAAGAAGAAACATTCTGAGTTCTTCTACAAGTTCACCTCCTTCACTACGCCTG GTATCATTTACCACTGTGATTTGAGCGAGTCGAACCCGGAGCCCATAGTGTtcagggaggtggaggtgaaagGCATCAAGCAAGAGGACTATCAGACCAGCCAG GTGTTTTATCCCAGTAAAGATGGAACCATGATCCCCATGTTCGTAGTTCACACCAAGGGCCTAAAGAAAGATGGGACTCATCCTGTCTTCCTTTACGGCTACGGAGGCTTCGAGGCTTCCATACAACCGTACTACAA TGTTGCTTACCTGCTGTATGTGAGACACCTGGGAGGGATCCTGGCGGTGGCCAacatcagaggaggaggagaatacGGCCTCACCTGGCACAAAG ctgGGACATTAGGGAACAAGCAGAATTGCTTTGATGACTTCCAGTGTGCAGCAGAGTATCTGATCCAGGAGAAGTACACCACAGCCAGCCGCATCGCTATCAATGGAGCCTCTAATGGTGGGCTGCTAGTGG cggcaTGTGTGAACCAGCGTCCAGACCTGTTCGGCTGTGCTGTGGCAGAGGTCGGGGTGATGGATATGCTGAAGTTCCACAAATTCACCATCGGCCACGCCTGGACCACCGACTACGGCTGTTCTGATGACCCGGAGCAGTTCAAGTGGCTCATCAA GTATTCACCTCTCCATAATCTGCCTGCACCACCTTACTCTGGCTCACCATACCCTGCTGTCCTGCTTCTGACAGCAGATCACGACGATCGTGTTGTGCCTCTCCACACACTGAAGTACTGCGCTGCTTTGCAGCACGGTGTGGGCGGAAGCCCTGGGCAGCGTCAGCCCCTGATGGTCAGGGTGGACACCCGTAGTGGGCACGGTGCAGGGAAACCCACCGCCAAGGCCATCTTGGAGGACACGCACATCTTTTCTTTCATCGCTGAGACACTTGGGCTCAGCTGGAAGGACTGA